One Yimella lutea DNA window includes the following coding sequences:
- the rpmA gene encoding 50S ribosomal protein L27, whose amino-acid sequence MAHKKGASSTRNGRDSNAQRLGVKRFGGQVVGAGEIIVRQRGTHFHPGEGVGRGKDDTLFALVPGSVEFGSKRGRKTVNIVQVEA is encoded by the coding sequence ATGGCACACAAGAAGGGTGCGTCTTCGACCCGTAACGGTCGCGACTCCAACGCACAGCGGCTTGGCGTGAAGCGCTTCGGCGGTCAGGTCGTCGGCGCCGGCGAGATCATCGTCCGCCAGCGCGGTACCCACTTCCACCCCGGTGAGGGCGTCGGACGTGGCAAGGACGACACGCTGTTCGCGCTCGTCCCGGGCTCGGTCGAGTTCGGCAGCAAGCGTGGCCGCAAGACGGTCAACATCGTCCAGGTCGAGGCCTGA
- the rplU gene encoding 50S ribosomal protein L21, translating to MYAIVRAGGRQEKVSVGDVLIIDKVAVKAGESIDLAPLLLVDGDKVTSDAAKLAKVSVKAEVVESAKGPKITIMKYKNKTGYRKRQGHRQPLTRVKVTAIEA from the coding sequence GTGTACGCGATTGTTCGCGCGGGTGGACGCCAGGAGAAGGTCTCCGTCGGCGACGTCCTGATCATTGACAAGGTGGCCGTCAAGGCCGGCGAGTCCATCGACCTGGCCCCGCTGCTGCTGGTCGACGGCGACAAGGTGACCTCCGACGCCGCCAAGCTGGCGAAGGTCTCGGTCAAGGCCGAGGTCGTCGAGTCCGCCAAGGGCCCGAAGATCACCATCATGAAGTACAAGAACAAGACCGGTTACCGCAAGCGTCAGGGCCACCGTCAGCCGCTGACCCGAGTCAAGGTCACCGCGATCGAGGCCTGA
- a CDS encoding Rne/Rng family ribonuclease: MGPQQNEPGSLFSAQSDGDATAKSTDQERPSVPAAPPSFGLIFQTPDLEVRVPRRRAQDDADDNEDAGGNDAPVGGSNSDSDDTDDSNDGGGRGRRRGGRGRRTRGQNDDNHADGQNESHDQGRDRSQDDQESDADSEQKSEDKPNQRSGRGRNNRNKRSDRGGDGGQGPDDNTDDSDDTNDLGDGADDTSDDGGQDNSDDNSDDANSRRRTRRRRRSGTSADGDDPPGTVTRVREPRKERDEVTAIKGSTRLEAKRQRRREGREAGRRRTSITEAEFLARRESVERVMVVRERDGRTQIGVLEDGVLVEHYVSRETQQSSMAGNVYLGRVQNVLPSMEAAFVDIGRGRNAVLYAGEVNWDAAGLDNQPKRIEHALSSGESVLVQVTKDPIGHKGARLTSQVSLPGRFLVYVPGNSMTGISRKLPDNERARLKKILKEVVPADAGVIVRTAAEGASEEDLRADVERLQATWEQIQKASKSQNAPSLLHGEPDLTLRVIRDVFNEDFSKLIVAGDTSWDEVSDYIGTVAPDLAERLEKWTGETDLFTVHRVDEQLTKALDRKVWLPSGGSLVIDRTEAMTVVDVNTGKFVGSGGNLEETVTRNNLEAAEEIVRQLRLRDIGGIIVVDFIDMVLESNRDLVVRRLLECLGRDRTKHQVAEVTSLGLVQMTRKRVGSGLLEIFSENCVHCDGRGVIVHDAPVEKSGGNNAGNGNNGNSGSGNNSGGNNGNGGNSRRSKRGRKEDEPEQQPKSSGPTAAQIAAAAHAAAAKKAEAAQAAGDDADVELDLDVDAPTSQVEMSERGVDERPVADVTASVVEAPAAPVVQAPATTEPPARKRRGSRRAGSPSVAPASAPEPQEVPQTVVAAEAPDAGSREIVADEPEQTPAAPVKRRPRRARVVAPAGPPANLEQDPTDR; this comes from the coding sequence ATGGGCCCCCAGCAGAACGAACCCGGCAGTCTTTTCTCGGCGCAGTCGGATGGCGATGCCACTGCCAAGTCCACCGATCAGGAGCGTCCGTCCGTACCGGCAGCACCGCCCAGCTTCGGGCTGATCTTCCAGACGCCAGACCTCGAGGTGCGGGTGCCGCGTCGCCGTGCCCAGGACGACGCCGATGACAACGAGGACGCGGGCGGCAACGACGCGCCGGTCGGCGGTTCGAACTCCGATTCGGACGACACCGACGATTCGAACGACGGCGGCGGACGTGGCCGTCGTCGCGGCGGACGCGGTCGGCGCACGCGCGGCCAGAACGACGACAACCACGCCGACGGCCAGAACGAGAGCCACGACCAGGGTCGTGACCGGAGTCAGGACGACCAGGAGTCCGACGCCGACTCCGAGCAGAAGTCCGAGGACAAGCCGAACCAGCGCTCGGGCCGCGGGCGGAACAACCGCAACAAGCGATCCGATCGCGGTGGCGATGGCGGTCAGGGCCCCGACGACAACACCGACGACTCCGACGACACGAATGATCTGGGTGACGGCGCGGACGACACGTCCGACGACGGCGGCCAGGACAACTCGGACGACAACTCCGACGATGCGAACAGCCGTAGGCGCACCCGTCGCCGTCGCCGCAGTGGTACCTCCGCCGACGGGGACGACCCGCCCGGCACGGTGACCAGGGTGCGCGAGCCGCGCAAGGAGCGCGACGAGGTCACCGCGATCAAGGGTTCGACCCGGCTGGAGGCCAAGAGGCAGCGCCGCCGGGAGGGCCGTGAGGCAGGTCGTCGGCGTACCTCGATCACCGAGGCCGAGTTCCTCGCCCGCCGCGAGAGCGTCGAGCGCGTCATGGTCGTGCGTGAGCGTGACGGTCGCACCCAGATCGGCGTCCTGGAGGACGGTGTCCTGGTCGAGCACTACGTCTCGCGTGAGACCCAGCAGTCCTCGATGGCCGGCAACGTCTACCTCGGCCGCGTCCAGAACGTGCTGCCGAGCATGGAAGCCGCGTTCGTCGACATCGGTCGCGGACGCAACGCGGTCCTGTACGCCGGCGAGGTCAACTGGGACGCCGCCGGCCTCGACAACCAGCCCAAGCGGATCGAGCATGCGCTCTCCTCGGGTGAGTCGGTGCTGGTGCAGGTGACCAAGGACCCGATCGGTCACAAAGGCGCCCGTCTGACCTCGCAGGTCTCGCTGCCGGGTCGGTTCCTGGTGTACGTGCCGGGCAACTCGATGACCGGTATCTCCCGCAAGCTGCCCGACAATGAGCGCGCCCGCCTGAAGAAGATCCTCAAGGAGGTCGTCCCGGCCGACGCGGGCGTCATCGTCCGCACCGCCGCGGAGGGCGCCAGCGAGGAGGACCTGCGCGCCGACGTCGAGCGTCTGCAGGCCACCTGGGAGCAGATCCAGAAGGCCAGCAAGAGCCAGAACGCACCGTCGCTGCTGCACGGTGAGCCCGACCTGACGCTGCGCGTGATCCGCGACGTCTTCAATGAGGACTTCAGCAAGTTGATCGTCGCCGGCGACACGTCCTGGGACGAGGTGTCGGACTACATCGGCACCGTCGCTCCCGACCTGGCCGAGCGCCTGGAGAAGTGGACCGGCGAGACCGATCTGTTCACCGTGCACCGCGTGGACGAGCAGCTGACCAAGGCGCTCGACCGCAAGGTCTGGCTCCCCTCGGGTGGCTCGCTGGTGATCGACCGCACCGAGGCGATGACGGTCGTCGACGTCAACACCGGCAAGTTCGTCGGCTCCGGCGGCAACCTGGAGGAGACGGTCACCCGTAACAACCTCGAGGCCGCCGAGGAGATCGTTCGACAGCTGCGCCTGCGCGACATCGGCGGAATCATCGTCGTCGACTTCATCGACATGGTGCTGGAGTCCAACCGCGACCTGGTCGTGCGCCGCCTCCTGGAATGCCTCGGACGTGACCGCACCAAGCACCAGGTCGCCGAGGTGACCTCGCTGGGTCTGGTCCAGATGACCCGCAAGCGCGTGGGCAGCGGACTGCTGGAGATCTTCTCCGAGAACTGTGTGCACTGCGACGGACGCGGTGTGATCGTGCACGACGCGCCCGTCGAGAAGTCCGGCGGCAACAACGCCGGGAACGGCAACAACGGCAACTCCGGCAGTGGAAACAACTCCGGCGGCAACAACGGCAACGGTGGCAACAGCCGGCGCAGCAAGCGCGGACGCAAGGAGGACGAGCCCGAGCAGCAGCCGAAGTCCTCCGGTCCGACGGCGGCCCAGATCGCCGCAGCGGCGCACGCCGCTGCAGCGAAGAAGGCCGAGGCCGCACAGGCCGCCGGTGACGACGCCGACGTCGAGCTCGACCTCGACGTGGACGCGCCGACCTCGCAGGTCGAGATGAGTGAGCGCGGCGTCGACGAGCGCCCGGTCGCTGACGTGACCGCGTCCGTCGTGGAAGCACCCGCGGCCCCGGTCGTCCAGGCGCCCGCAACGACCGAGCCGCCGGCGCGCAAGCGTCGCGGGTCCCGTCGCGCGGGTTCGCCCTCGGTTGCTCCGGCGAGTGCGCCCGAGCCGCAGGAGGTGCCGCAGACCGTGGTGGCCGCCGAGGCCCCCGATGCCGGTTCGCGCGAGATCGTCGCGGACGAGCCGGAGCAGACTCCTGCGGCGCCGGTGAAGCGGCGTCCGCGTCGTGCCCGGGTCGTTGCTCCGGCAGGCCCGCCCGCGAATTTGGAGCAGGACCCGACCGACCGGTAA
- a CDS encoding TIGR03936 family radical SAM-associated protein — MAKRVPEGPPPAPVVQKLRVQYAKRGRLRFTSTRDFQRALERAVRRAEIPIAFSAGFHPHPRISYANAAATGTASEAEYFELALQRECDPEQVRIALDEALPEGLDVIKVAPAQGGSLADSLQASDWRLQFEGTDEAALAAALDVLLAQERVEVTRMMKSGPRTFDVRSAIKKATAQGSVLEISLEHTTPSVRPDDVLSALKQVSGIEFARSPLTTRLRQGTPHDDGLIADPLA, encoded by the coding sequence ATGGCCAAACGAGTACCCGAAGGTCCGCCTCCCGCACCGGTCGTGCAGAAGCTGCGGGTGCAGTACGCCAAGCGTGGACGGCTGCGGTTCACCTCCACCCGCGACTTCCAGCGGGCGCTCGAACGCGCAGTGCGCCGCGCTGAAATCCCGATCGCCTTCTCTGCCGGTTTCCACCCCCACCCGCGCATCAGTTACGCGAACGCGGCCGCGACGGGCACCGCGAGCGAGGCCGAGTACTTCGAACTCGCGTTGCAGCGCGAATGCGATCCCGAGCAGGTGCGGATCGCGCTCGACGAAGCCCTCCCGGAGGGTCTCGACGTCATCAAGGTCGCTCCGGCGCAGGGCGGTTCGCTGGCCGACAGTCTGCAGGCCAGTGACTGGCGGTTGCAGTTCGAAGGCACGGACGAGGCAGCGCTCGCCGCGGCGCTGGACGTGTTGCTCGCGCAGGAGCGCGTCGAGGTCACCCGGATGATGAAGTCCGGTCCGCGCACCTTCGACGTGCGCTCGGCGATCAAGAAGGCAACGGCACAGGGGAGCGTGCTGGAGATCTCGTTGGAGCACACGACGCCGAGTGTGCGGCCGGACGACGTCCTGTCTGCCCTGAAGCAGGTCTCCGGCATCGAGTTCGCGCGCTCGCCGCTGACCACCCGGTTGCGGCAGGGCACACCGCACGACGACGGTCTCATTGCCGACCCGCTCGCCTGA
- a CDS encoding MFS transporter, which translates to MRARRFAIHPAWIIALVTLLTMMGSAGFRAAPGVLMHPLHGEFGWPMGLMGTAVSINLILFGLTAPFSAALMERFGVRPVMVVALILIGLGSILPRWMTEPWQLIACWGVLIGLGTGSISMSLVATITGRWFVQQRGLVSGVLSAANATGQLAFLPVMAWLLTTQGWRAASTTIGVAALCAVPLVVLFIRNRPEDLGVRAYGATESDPPASVPVQNAAKLAVTTLRQALHSRAFWLLAGTFAICGASTNGLVGTHFIPAAMDHGMGEQAAAGLLALVGVFDIVGTIASGWLTDRFDPRLLLGIYYAGRGLSLFALPTLFSDSVQLNMFAFILFYGLDWVATVPPTMALCRQHFGERAPIVFGWVFASHQLGAAVTASAAGWIRDDRGTYDLAFYAAGALCIIAAAVCPTIHAGRKQLTEKDAENVHSTVGELQV; encoded by the coding sequence GTGAGAGCACGCAGGTTCGCGATCCACCCGGCGTGGATCATCGCCCTCGTCACGCTGCTGACGATGATGGGTTCGGCCGGCTTCCGTGCTGCGCCAGGGGTGTTGATGCACCCCCTGCACGGCGAGTTCGGCTGGCCGATGGGCCTGATGGGCACCGCGGTCTCGATCAACCTGATCCTCTTCGGTCTGACCGCGCCGTTCTCTGCCGCGCTCATGGAGCGATTCGGCGTGCGACCGGTGATGGTGGTCGCGCTGATCCTCATCGGACTCGGGTCGATCCTGCCCCGCTGGATGACCGAGCCGTGGCAACTCATCGCCTGCTGGGGCGTGCTGATCGGCCTCGGCACCGGGTCGATCTCCATGTCCCTGGTCGCCACGATCACCGGACGCTGGTTCGTGCAGCAGCGGGGGTTGGTGTCGGGTGTTCTCAGCGCCGCGAACGCCACCGGCCAGCTGGCGTTCCTGCCGGTGATGGCATGGCTGCTCACCACCCAGGGCTGGCGCGCTGCATCCACCACGATCGGCGTGGCTGCGCTGTGCGCGGTGCCTCTCGTCGTCCTGTTCATACGCAACCGGCCCGAGGACCTCGGCGTCCGGGCGTACGGCGCCACGGAAAGCGACCCACCGGCGTCCGTGCCGGTGCAGAACGCAGCGAAACTCGCGGTCACGACCCTTCGGCAGGCCTTGCACAGCCGGGCCTTCTGGCTGCTGGCCGGCACGTTCGCGATCTGCGGAGCGAGTACCAACGGACTCGTCGGGACGCACTTCATTCCGGCCGCGATGGACCACGGGATGGGCGAGCAGGCGGCCGCCGGACTGCTGGCCCTGGTCGGCGTCTTCGACATCGTCGGCACGATCGCGTCCGGGTGGTTGACCGACCGCTTCGACCCCAGACTCCTGCTCGGCATCTACTACGCCGGACGCGGGTTGTCGCTGTTCGCGTTGCCGACCTTGTTCAGCGATTCGGTGCAGCTGAACATGTTTGCGTTCATCCTGTTCTACGGCCTCGACTGGGTCGCGACCGTGCCGCCGACCATGGCGCTGTGCAGACAACACTTCGGCGAACGTGCGCCGATCGTCTTCGGTTGGGTGTTCGCGAGCCACCAACTCGGTGCAGCCGTCACCGCGAGCGCCGCCGGCTGGATCAGGGACGACCGCGGCACCTACGACCTGGCGTTCTACGCCGCCGGTGCCCTCTGCATCATCGCGGCCGCCGTGTGCCCGACCATTCACGCCGGTCGCAAGCAGCTCACCGAGAAGGACGCCGAGAACGTGCACTCGACCGTCGGCGAGTTGCAGGTCTGA
- a CDS encoding TIGR03960 family B12-binding radical SAM protein yields the protein MSVTPRTSAPGESLFHDLEPLLERVSKPIQYVGGELNSQTKDWNCGGTGPDGQELTVRWALMYPDAYEVGLPNQGVMILYEVLNEQPNALAERTYAMWPDMEAQMREHGLPQFTVDGHRAVRDFDVFGLSFSTELGYTNMLTALDLAGIPLHAADRGDDDPIVLAGGHAAFNPEPISDFIDCAVVGDGEEAVLAITTHIAAWKAEGRPGGRRELLLRLARTGGVYVPAFYDVDYLPDGRIKRVAPSPQAPGVPWRVSKHTVMELDEWPYPKQPLVPLAETVHERMSVEIFRGCTRGCRFCQAGMITRPVRERSITGIGEMVQKGLAATGFEEVGLLSLSSADHTEIADLTKGLADRYEGTQTGLSLPSTRVDAFNIDLANELTRNGRRSGLTFAPEGGSERIRKVINKMVTEDDLINTVAAAYGAGWRQVKLYFMCGLPTETDEDVLQIAELAKRVIETGRQVSGRKDIRCTVSIGGFVPKPHTPFQWCAQLGAEETDARLQKLRDAIRSDKRYGSSIGMRYHDGQPGIVEGLLSRGDRRIGRVIEAVWRDGGRFDGWSEHFSYERWMRCAEEALEPYGVDVAWYTTRERGETEVLAWDHLDSGLDKEWLWDDWQDALDETEVDDCRWTPCFDCGVCPQMGTEIQIGPTGKKLLPLSVV from the coding sequence ATGTCTGTGACCCCGCGTACCTCCGCTCCGGGTGAGTCCCTCTTCCACGATCTCGAGCCGCTGCTCGAGCGCGTCAGCAAGCCGATCCAGTACGTCGGCGGTGAGCTGAACAGCCAGACCAAGGACTGGAACTGCGGCGGCACCGGCCCGGACGGCCAGGAACTCACAGTTCGCTGGGCGCTGATGTACCCCGACGCGTACGAGGTCGGGCTGCCCAACCAGGGCGTGATGATCCTGTACGAAGTGCTCAACGAGCAGCCGAACGCTCTCGCCGAGCGCACGTACGCGATGTGGCCCGACATGGAAGCGCAGATGCGGGAGCACGGTCTGCCGCAGTTCACCGTCGACGGGCACCGCGCGGTGCGCGACTTCGACGTTTTCGGCCTGTCGTTCTCGACCGAGCTCGGTTACACCAACATGCTCACCGCGCTCGACCTGGCCGGTATCCCGCTGCACGCGGCCGACCGCGGCGACGACGACCCGATCGTGTTGGCCGGTGGTCACGCCGCGTTCAACCCTGAGCCGATCTCCGACTTCATCGACTGTGCGGTCGTCGGCGACGGCGAGGAAGCCGTCCTGGCGATCACCACCCACATCGCTGCGTGGAAGGCCGAGGGACGTCCGGGCGGACGCCGCGAACTGCTGCTGCGCCTGGCGCGCACCGGGGGCGTCTACGTGCCGGCGTTCTACGACGTCGACTACCTCCCCGACGGCCGGATCAAGCGCGTCGCGCCCTCACCGCAGGCGCCCGGCGTCCCGTGGCGCGTGTCGAAGCACACCGTCATGGAACTCGACGAGTGGCCGTATCCGAAGCAGCCGCTGGTGCCGCTGGCCGAGACGGTGCACGAACGCATGTCGGTGGAGATCTTTCGCGGCTGCACCCGCGGCTGCCGGTTCTGTCAGGCGGGGATGATCACCCGTCCGGTGCGCGAACGCTCGATCACCGGTATCGGCGAGATGGTCCAGAAGGGCCTGGCCGCTACGGGATTCGAGGAAGTCGGACTGCTCTCACTCAGCTCCGCCGACCACACCGAGATCGCCGACCTGACCAAGGGCCTGGCCGACCGGTACGAGGGCACCCAGACCGGACTGTCACTCCCGTCCACCCGGGTGGACGCCTTCAACATCGACCTGGCGAACGAACTGACCCGCAACGGTCGTCGCTCCGGCCTGACCTTCGCCCCGGAGGGCGGCTCGGAACGCATCCGCAAGGTGATCAACAAGATGGTCACCGAGGACGACCTCATCAACACCGTCGCCGCCGCCTACGGTGCCGGCTGGCGCCAGGTGAAGCTGTACTTCATGTGCGGTCTGCCGACCGAGACCGACGAGGACGTGCTGCAGATCGCCGAGCTCGCCAAGCGGGTCATCGAGACCGGCCGACAGGTGAGTGGCCGCAAGGACATCCGCTGCACCGTCTCCATCGGCGGGTTCGTGCCCAAGCCGCACACGCCGTTCCAGTGGTGCGCGCAACTGGGCGCCGAGGAGACCGACGCCCGTCTGCAGAAACTGCGTGACGCGATCCGCTCCGACAAGCGGTACGGCAGCTCGATCGGCATGCGCTACCACGACGGTCAGCCGGGCATCGTCGAAGGACTGCTCTCGCGCGGTGATCGTCGCATCGGACGCGTCATCGAGGCCGTCTGGCGGGACGGCGGACGCTTCGACGGGTGGAGCGAGCACTTCTCCTACGAGCGTTGGATGCGTTGTGCCGAGGAGGCTCTGGAGCCGTACGGCGTGGACGTCGCCTGGTACACCACGCGTGAACGCGGCGAGACCGAGGTGCTCGCGTGGGATCACCTGGATTCCGGCCTGGACAAGGAATGGCTCTGGGACGACTGGCAGGACGCCCTCGACGAGACCGAGGTCGACGACTGCCGCTGGACCCCGTGCTTCGACTGCGGTGTCTGCCCTCAGATGGGCACTGAGATCCAGATCGGTCCGACCGGCAAGAAGCTGCTGCCGCTGAGTGTCGTCTGA
- a CDS encoding long-chain fatty acid--CoA ligase, translating into MSNQEEKPDYAVINNAARSVGALFLDRVSKTPDRVAFEFPDADENWHSLTWAEVAVRSRNIAAGLISLGVEMEDRVAIASATRVEWAITDLGVMLAGAATTTIYPTSTVDDTLFIIADSGSKVVFTEDDAHNTMLREGRDAIDSVVKVVTFDGEADGDWIISLADLEKLGAEYLASHEGAVEERVDKTEPEHLSTLIYTSGTTGRPKGVRLPHRAWTYEAAAVDSSNLLGPDDKAFLWLPLAHVFGKVLLTLPLQIGFTTAIDGRVDKIVENLPVVKPVWMGAAPRIFEKVYGRISIMMREEGGAKAKLFDWHSANALKVSDANSKGEKLGAATAAMHKIGDAIIAKKIRQRFGGNIRFFISGSAALNQDVAKWFDGMGIPILEGYGLTETSAATFVNRPYANIPGTVGWPLPGTEVKIAEDGEILVKGPGVMQGYRGMDDVTKEVLTDDGWFHTGDIGELNPTGHLRVTDRKKDLFKTSNGKYVAPSQIEAIFKGICPFASQLVVEGDGRKFVSALITLDEDAIKEWADAHGGDLKGADYQTIVTSDQVREMVQGYVDELNSKLARWEQIKRFIILPRDLSIEEGEITPSLKLKRKVVVKKYKDDLDTLYQD; encoded by the coding sequence ATGAGCAACCAGGAAGAAAAGCCCGACTACGCGGTGATCAACAACGCCGCCCGTTCGGTCGGTGCGCTCTTCCTCGATCGCGTCTCGAAGACCCCGGATCGGGTCGCGTTCGAGTTCCCGGACGCCGACGAGAACTGGCACTCCCTGACCTGGGCGGAGGTCGCCGTCCGCTCACGCAACATCGCCGCCGGTCTGATCAGCCTCGGCGTCGAGATGGAGGACCGCGTCGCGATCGCCAGTGCGACCCGCGTGGAGTGGGCGATCACCGACCTCGGCGTGATGCTTGCCGGTGCGGCCACCACCACGATCTACCCGACCTCCACCGTCGACGACACGCTGTTCATCATCGCCGACTCGGGCAGCAAAGTCGTCTTCACCGAGGACGACGCGCACAACACGATGTTGCGTGAGGGCCGTGACGCGATCGATTCCGTCGTCAAGGTCGTCACCTTCGACGGTGAAGCGGACGGCGACTGGATCATCTCGTTGGCCGACCTGGAGAAGCTCGGCGCCGAGTACCTTGCCTCGCACGAGGGTGCGGTCGAGGAGCGGGTCGACAAGACCGAACCGGAGCACCTGTCCACCCTCATCTACACCTCCGGCACCACCGGCCGCCCGAAGGGTGTGCGGCTGCCGCACCGCGCGTGGACCTACGAAGCGGCGGCCGTCGATTCGTCCAATCTGTTGGGGCCGGACGACAAGGCCTTCCTGTGGCTGCCGCTGGCCCACGTCTTCGGCAAGGTGCTGCTGACCCTTCCGCTGCAGATCGGATTCACCACCGCCATCGACGGCCGGGTCGACAAGATCGTCGAGAACCTCCCGGTGGTGAAGCCGGTGTGGATGGGCGCTGCACCGCGCATCTTCGAGAAGGTCTACGGCCGTATCTCGATCATGATGCGCGAGGAGGGCGGCGCGAAGGCGAAGTTGTTCGACTGGCACTCGGCCAACGCGCTCAAGGTGTCCGATGCCAACTCCAAGGGCGAAAAGCTCGGAGCTGCCACGGCCGCCATGCACAAGATCGGTGACGCAATCATCGCCAAGAAGATCCGTCAGCGGTTCGGTGGCAACATCCGCTTCTTCATCTCCGGTTCGGCCGCACTCAACCAGGACGTGGCCAAGTGGTTCGACGGGATGGGCATCCCGATCCTGGAGGGTTACGGACTCACCGAGACCAGTGCCGCTACGTTCGTCAACCGTCCCTACGCCAACATCCCGGGCACCGTCGGCTGGCCGCTGCCCGGCACCGAGGTGAAGATCGCCGAGGACGGCGAGATCCTGGTGAAGGGACCCGGCGTGATGCAGGGTTACCGCGGCATGGACGACGTCACCAAGGAAGTGCTCACCGACGACGGGTGGTTCCACACCGGCGACATCGGCGAGCTCAACCCGACCGGTCACCTGCGGGTCACCGACCGCAAGAAGGACCTCTTCAAGACCTCCAACGGCAAGTACGTCGCACCCAGCCAGATCGAGGCGATCTTCAAGGGCATCTGCCCCTTCGCCTCGCAACTGGTCGTCGAGGGCGACGGTCGCAAATTCGTGTCGGCGCTCATCACGCTCGACGAGGACGCCATCAAGGAATGGGCGGACGCGCACGGTGGCGACTTGAAGGGCGCCGACTACCAGACCATCGTCACCTCCGACCAGGTGCGCGAGATGGTGCAGGGATATGTCGACGAGCTCAACAGCAAGCTCGCCCGCTGGGAGCAGATCAAGCGGTTCATCATCCTGCCGCGCGACCTGTCGATCGAGGAGGGCGAGATCACGCCGAGCCTCAAGCTCAAGCGGAAGGTCGTCGTCAAGAAGTACAAGGACGACCTGGACACGCTCTACCAGGACTGA
- the rodA gene encoding rod shape-determining protein RodA gives MTTQGGLGAVWPKTADTRQLSWTRSDWGLLLSAAALCAIGALLVYSATRNVEGAGSLVRHLFNTVVGVTLAVVVMRTDFRAIRALAPWVYLGAIVGLVLVLSPLGSTINGSRSWIQVPGFSIQPAELAKVALCVGLAMILAERGERGAPPPRRDVWLAGGVAALPILLVLAQPDLGSALVLVMLSVCVLAVSGASRWWLATIFTAMACAAVIAVTTNVLDPYQRARLTAFADPDGDPTGIGYQVQQVKIAIGSGGWTGEGLFQGRQTQGGFIPFQQTDFVFSVAGEELGFVGAAIVIALLGTILVRGVLIARRAQDSFGRLVAVGVVGWFLFQVLENIGMNLGLMPVTGLPLPFVSYGGSSMFACWVAIGLLENVHLVSLRRLY, from the coding sequence ATGACGACGCAGGGCGGTCTCGGCGCCGTCTGGCCGAAGACCGCCGACACGCGTCAGTTGTCCTGGACACGCAGCGACTGGGGTCTGCTGCTGTCCGCGGCAGCTCTCTGCGCGATCGGCGCGCTCCTGGTGTACTCCGCCACGCGGAACGTGGAAGGCGCCGGATCTCTGGTGCGGCATCTGTTCAACACCGTCGTCGGTGTCACCCTGGCGGTGGTGGTGATGCGAACCGACTTCCGGGCGATCCGCGCATTGGCGCCGTGGGTCTACCTGGGCGCGATCGTAGGTCTGGTGCTCGTACTGAGTCCGTTGGGTTCGACCATCAACGGGTCCCGGTCCTGGATCCAGGTGCCCGGCTTCTCGATCCAGCCCGCCGAACTGGCGAAAGTCGCCCTATGTGTGGGTCTGGCGATGATCCTGGCCGAGCGGGGAGAACGTGGCGCGCCGCCTCCGCGGCGCGATGTGTGGCTCGCCGGGGGAGTGGCCGCCCTGCCGATCCTGCTCGTGCTCGCCCAACCCGACCTCGGCTCGGCCCTGGTCCTGGTGATGCTCAGCGTCTGCGTACTCGCGGTGTCGGGGGCCTCGCGGTGGTGGCTGGCCACGATCTTCACCGCAATGGCGTGCGCGGCGGTGATCGCCGTGACCACGAACGTGCTCGACCCGTACCAACGAGCCCGCCTGACCGCGTTCGCGGATCCGGACGGCGACCCGACCGGCATCGGCTACCAGGTGCAGCAGGTGAAGATCGCGATCGGATCGGGCGGCTGGACCGGCGAAGGACTCTTCCAGGGACGCCAGACGCAGGGCGGTTTCATCCCCTTCCAGCAGACCGACTTCGTCTTCTCCGTGGCAGGCGAGGAACTCGGCTTCGTCGGCGCAGCGATCGTGATCGCGTTGCTGGGAACGATCCTGGTGCGCGGCGTCCTGATCGCCCGCCGCGCGCAGGACTCCTTCGGACGCCTGGTCGCGGTCGGTGTCGTCGGTTGGTTCCTGTTCCAGGTGCTGGAGAACATCGGGATGAACCTCGGGCTCATGCCCGTCACCGGACTTCCGCTGCCGTTCGTCTCCTACGGCGGGTCGAGCATGTTCGCCTGTTGGGTGGCGATCGGGCTGCTGGAGAACGTCCATCTGGTGAGCCTGCGGCGTCTGTATTGA